In one Dehalococcoidia bacterium genomic region, the following are encoded:
- a CDS encoding trypsin-like peptidase domain-containing protein, which produces MQYGYQYPEPESQPRRPRLGATFLTVVLSMIVGGLIVGGVTWAIEDDGGGGSPATVSDNTGVPVSEGDDNPAVVTTDFTELYQSVRDSVVRITTGDVDSSPFSVPQEGLGSGVVIDAEGNILTNFHVVRGFEQVTVTFADGSTAAGEVVGSDPGNDIAMVQVDVDPDVLSPATLGDSSAVRIGESVAALGNPFGLDGSFTTGVISGTGRTLASSSTGRPIRNLLQTDTAVNPGNSGGALFNLRGEVIGINTAIENPNGTGFVGIAYAVPINTPKRFLTELISGEGIDHPRLGISGRTLTQSEAADLSVPHGVAVISVDPDSAADDAGLRPSENGGGDVIVEIDGQAMESFEDLADYIDSKSTGDGVTLKVHRDGEDIELQATLRSWDSSA; this is translated from the coding sequence GTGCAGTACGGATATCAATACCCGGAGCCTGAGTCCCAGCCACGGCGGCCGCGCTTGGGCGCGACGTTCCTCACGGTCGTCTTGAGCATGATCGTCGGCGGATTGATCGTCGGGGGCGTCACCTGGGCGATCGAGGACGACGGCGGCGGCGGCAGTCCGGCGACCGTCTCCGACAACACCGGCGTGCCGGTCAGCGAAGGCGACGACAATCCGGCAGTCGTGACGACCGATTTCACTGAGTTGTACCAGTCGGTGCGGGATTCGGTCGTGCGGATCACCACGGGTGACGTCGATAGCAGCCCGTTCTCGGTGCCGCAGGAGGGACTCGGATCCGGCGTGGTCATCGACGCCGAGGGCAACATTCTCACAAACTTCCACGTCGTCCGCGGCTTCGAGCAGGTGACGGTCACGTTCGCGGACGGCTCGACTGCCGCCGGCGAGGTCGTCGGGAGCGACCCGGGCAATGACATCGCCATGGTCCAGGTCGACGTCGATCCGGACGTGCTCAGCCCGGCGACGCTCGGCGATTCGAGCGCGGTCCGCATCGGTGAGTCGGTAGCGGCCCTCGGCAATCCGTTCGGCCTCGACGGCTCGTTCACCACCGGCGTCATCAGCGGCACCGGCCGCACGCTGGCTTCGAGCAGCACCGGCCGCCCGATCCGCAACCTGCTTCAGACGGACACGGCCGTGAATCCTGGCAACTCGGGCGGGGCGCTGTTCAACCTTCGCGGTGAGGTCATTGGCATCAACACGGCGATCGAAAATCCCAACGGCACCGGCTTCGTCGGGATCGCGTACGCGGTGCCGATCAACACGCCGAAACGCTTCCTTACCGAACTGATCAGCGGTGAGGGCATCGATCACCCACGGCTCGGCATCTCCGGGCGCACGTTGACGCAGTCCGAAGCGGCGGATCTCAGCGTGCCGCATGGCGTAGCGGTGATCTCCGTCGATCCGGACAGCGCTGCCGACGACGCTGGGCTGCGGCCATCCGAGAACGGCGGCGGCGACGTCATCGTCGAAATAGACGGCCAGGCCATGGAGTCGTTCGAAGACCTCGCCGATTACATCGATTCAAAGAGCACCGGCGACGGCGTGACGCTGAAAGTACACAGGGACGGCGAGGACATCGAGTTGCAGGCGACGCTGCGCTCGTGGGACTCGTCGGCGTAA
- a CDS encoding ribonuclease E inhibitor RraB produces the protein MGFILNLFRNRPKTDKDGVAINALRKRGVDMTRPLMLRHFLYFALEYEARVVAAQLVKQGFDIDLLDAPMNSGLLVVARRADAPDGDAIRVLRASLHELALSQKGEYDGWEAELPSGEGIAGATART, from the coding sequence ATGGGCTTCATTCTCAATCTGTTCCGCAACAGGCCGAAGACCGACAAGGACGGCGTGGCCATCAACGCACTGCGCAAGCGCGGCGTCGACATGACGCGACCGCTGATGTTGCGGCACTTTCTCTACTTTGCGCTCGAGTACGAGGCGCGCGTCGTAGCGGCGCAACTCGTCAAGCAGGGATTCGACATCGACCTGTTGGACGCCCCGATGAATAGCGGCCTCCTTGTGGTGGCGCGGCGCGCGGACGCACCCGATGGAGACGCGATCCGCGTGCTACGCGCGTCGTTGCACGAACTCGCTCTGTCGCAGAAGGGCGAGTACGACGGCTGGGAGGCGGAACTGCCTTCGGGCGAGGGCATCGCTGGAGCAACGGCGCGGACGTGA
- the leuD gene encoding 3-isopropylmalate dehydratase small subunit, which yields MEVVRNIRGRVMPLNRADVDTDQIIPAKYLKRIERSGFGRFAFEEWRKDPSFVTNDRRYDSSPILVTGPNFGCGSSREHAPWALQDMGLRAIIAPSFADIFRNNCAKIGLLTVVLPQPDVDQIVARAEDAPGFEAEVDLESQTVRFGSEVRGFHIDAFVKHSLLNGLDEIGLTLQDSGAIDSFETSRPHYKPRTIAAH from the coding sequence ATGGAAGTCGTGCGTAACATTCGCGGCAGAGTCATGCCGCTGAACCGTGCCGACGTCGATACGGACCAGATCATCCCGGCCAAGTACCTCAAGCGCATCGAGCGGAGCGGCTTCGGACGGTTCGCGTTCGAGGAATGGCGTAAAGATCCGTCATTCGTAACGAACGACCGGCGCTATGATTCCTCGCCGATCCTCGTGACCGGCCCGAACTTCGGGTGCGGTTCCTCACGTGAGCACGCGCCGTGGGCGCTGCAAGATATGGGACTGCGCGCGATCATTGCGCCGTCGTTCGCGGACATCTTTCGCAACAACTGCGCGAAGATCGGTCTGCTCACGGTCGTCCTGCCGCAGCCTGACGTTGACCAGATCGTCGCGCGGGCCGAAGACGCGCCGGGATTCGAGGCGGAAGTGGACCTTGAGTCCCAGACCGTGCGCTTCGGCAGCGAGGTCCGCGGATTCCACATTGATGCGTTTGTGAAGCACAGCCTGCTGAACGGGCTAGACGAGATCGGCCTGACCTTGCAAGACAGCGGCGCAATCGATAGTTTTGAAACGTCGCGACCTCATTACAAGCCCCGCACGATCGCGGCGCATTGA
- the leuC gene encoding 3-isopropylmalate dehydratase large subunit produces MAKTLSEKIWDQHVVRREDGKPDLLYVDLHLVHEVTSAQAFESLRIAGRRVRRPELTLATVDHNVPTIDRDQEWTDPLSTLQVATLKRNCEEFDVPMFGVRDVRQGIVHVIGPEQGLTQPGMTIVCGDSHTSTHGAFGALAIGIGTSEVEHVLATQTLAQATPKTMAIAVDGELHEGVTAKDVILAIIRKIGVSGGIGHVMEYRGDAIRSLSMEGRMTICNMSIEAGARAGLVAPDETTFAYVEGRPFAPRGADWEKALDEWRALPSDDDATFDAVVSLRAEEIEPCVTWGTTPAQSVPVTGRVPDPASFDDERVRELAERSLAYMELKPGTSIQDIGIDRVFLGSCTNSRIEDLRAAAAVVRGQHVAPTVHAMVVPGSGLVKAQAEQEGLDRVFVDAGFEWREAGCSMCLGMNPDILLPGERCASTSNRNFEGRQGRGGRTHLVSPQMAAAAAIAGHFVDIREWRSG; encoded by the coding sequence ATGGCGAAGACACTCTCCGAGAAAATTTGGGATCAGCACGTCGTCCGGCGCGAGGACGGCAAGCCCGACCTCCTCTACGTCGATCTGCATCTGGTGCACGAGGTCACGTCCGCCCAGGCCTTCGAAAGCCTGCGCATTGCCGGCCGCCGCGTGCGCCGCCCCGAACTGACGCTCGCGACCGTCGACCACAACGTGCCGACGATCGACCGGGATCAGGAGTGGACTGACCCCCTCTCGACGCTGCAGGTCGCGACGCTCAAGCGTAATTGTGAGGAGTTCGACGTGCCGATGTTCGGCGTCCGCGACGTGCGACAGGGCATCGTGCACGTCATCGGGCCGGAGCAGGGGCTGACGCAGCCCGGCATGACGATCGTCTGCGGTGACAGTCACACGTCGACGCACGGCGCGTTCGGCGCGCTCGCGATCGGCATCGGCACGTCGGAGGTAGAACACGTGCTCGCGACGCAGACGCTGGCGCAAGCGACGCCGAAGACGATGGCGATCGCCGTGGACGGTGAACTGCACGAAGGCGTGACCGCGAAGGACGTGATCCTCGCGATCATCAGAAAAATCGGCGTTTCGGGTGGGATCGGCCACGTCATGGAGTACCGCGGCGACGCCATTCGCTCGCTTTCCATGGAAGGCCGCATGACGATCTGCAACATGTCGATCGAGGCGGGCGCGCGCGCCGGTCTCGTCGCGCCGGACGAAACGACGTTCGCGTATGTGGAAGGCCGCCCGTTCGCTCCGCGTGGCGCCGACTGGGAGAAGGCCCTCGACGAGTGGCGAGCCCTCCCCTCGGACGATGACGCGACATTCGACGCCGTCGTGTCGCTGCGCGCTGAAGAGATTGAGCCGTGCGTCACCTGGGGCACGACGCCGGCGCAGAGTGTGCCGGTCACGGGCCGCGTGCCCGATCCGGCGAGTTTCGACGACGAGCGCGTACGCGAACTGGCGGAGCGCTCGCTGGCGTACATGGAACTGAAGCCCGGCACGTCCATCCAGGACATCGGCATCGACCGCGTGTTCCTGGGGTCGTGTACGAACTCCCGCATCGAAGACCTGCGTGCGGCCGCTGCCGTAGTGCGCGGACAGCACGTCGCTCCGACGGTGCACGCGATGGTGGTGCCGGGTTCGGGGCTGGTAAAGGCGCAGGCGGAGCAGGAGGGCCTCGATCGCGTATTCGTCGACGCCGGATTCGAGTGGCGCGAGGCGGGCTGCTCCATGTGCCTTGGCATGAACCCCGACATTCTGCTTCCGGGCGAACGTTGCGCATCGACCTCGAACCGGAACTTCGAAGGCCGGCAGGGGCGCGGCGGCCGCACGCATCTCGTCAGTCCGCAGATGGCGGCCGCCGCCGCGATCGCAGGGCACTTCGTCGACATTCGCGAGTGGAGGAGCGGCTGA
- a CDS encoding PIN domain-containing protein: MGVSEFVVALKGMRHITLDTAGCIYFLQGDSRRFPPVRKLLEMAAQSTLQVELPGIVHLELLVRPYRSGDMREMAMIRGLTHEQPGVSTVDISEQVLLAAAGIRAITNLKTPDALVAASATVSGSDAIVGNDRRFDVLNALDGVELLTAGRKRLPVPKYLHLDDFADTN; encoded by the coding sequence TTGGGAGTAAGCGAGTTCGTCGTCGCGCTGAAGGGCATGCGGCATATCACGCTGGACACGGCGGGCTGCATCTACTTTCTGCAGGGTGATTCGCGCCGATTCCCGCCGGTGAGGAAACTTCTCGAGATGGCCGCGCAGAGTACGTTGCAGGTCGAACTTCCGGGGATCGTCCACCTCGAGTTGCTGGTGCGGCCGTACCGCTCCGGCGACATGCGCGAGATGGCGATGATTCGCGGCCTGACGCACGAGCAGCCCGGCGTGAGCACCGTCGACATCAGCGAGCAGGTGTTGCTTGCCGCGGCGGGCATCCGGGCGATCACCAACTTGAAGACGCCCGATGCGCTCGTCGCGGCGTCCGCCACCGTAAGCGGCAGCGACGCGATCGTCGGCAACGACCGCCGGTTCGATGTGCTAAACGCGCTGGACGGCGTCGAGTTGCTCACCGCCGGCCGCAAGCGGCTCCCGGTGCCGAAGTACCTCCATCTGGACGATTTCGCCGACACGAACTGA
- a CDS encoding AbrB/MazE/SpoVT family DNA-binding domain-containing protein produces MSDNDATPKGAPYPVEHGRGWRRVAEIGAPYLVLDHEDPAIARGTTRLSSKNQITLPVAMVRHLGLEAGDELDLTVVGEAIRVELRPRTPQAWVDRLAGSMAHVAEWKTDDDIDTYVRRERDSWE; encoded by the coding sequence ATGAGTGACAATGATGCTACCCCAAAGGGCGCACCGTATCCCGTGGAACACGGGCGCGGCTGGCGGCGCGTGGCCGAGATCGGCGCACCCTATCTCGTCCTCGATCACGAGGACCCGGCGATAGCGCGCGGCACGACGCGCCTCAGCAGCAAGAACCAGATCACGCTCCCGGTGGCGATGGTCCGCCATCTCGGCCTGGAGGCGGGCGACGAGCTGGATCTCACGGTCGTCGGGGAGGCTATCCGCGTCGAACTGCGGCCACGGACGCCGCAAGCGTGGGTCGATCGCCTCGCCGGCTCGATGGCCCACGTTGCCGAATGGAAGACCGACGACGACATCGATACCTACGTCCGCCGCGAGCGGGATAGTTGGGAGTAA
- a CDS encoding 2-isopropylmalate synthase → MDKVIIFDTTLRDGEQSPGVALTTPDKLEIAHQLAKLGVDVIEAGFPRTSPGDFEAVQTIAREVRSAQIAGLAHANPEAVDDCWNAVKVGEAPRIHVFLSSSDIHIMHQLVKDKETVLEMARTMVARAAAYCSDVEFSPMDATRSDRDYVYWMLEQCIEAGATTVNIPDTVGYTVPEEFAEFIRDIMNNVPNIDKARISVHCHNDLGLAVANSLAAVKAGARQVETCINGIGERAGNAALEEVTMAIKTRRDFFDVETNIRTQELYRTSRLVSDLTGMSTQPNKAIVGANAFRHQSGIHQDGILKMRETYEIMDAKDIGWPTGGAEIVLGKVSGRHGFKSRIEELGYELTPEELSRAFLAFKDLADKKAEIDDRDLEALVADKLRTHDEIYRLDFVQVTCGDHATPTATVRLIAPDGQIRSDAALGTGPVDAVYRAINRIIDVPNELTEFSVKSVTEGIDAQGEVTIRIESAERSYVGRGADTDIIVASAKAYMNALNRMMAIERRRDSEVRTNP, encoded by the coding sequence ATGGATAAGGTCATCATCTTCGACACGACGCTGCGCGATGGCGAGCAGTCGCCCGGCGTAGCCCTCACGACACCGGACAAGCTGGAGATCGCACACCAGCTCGCCAAGCTGGGCGTCGACGTCATCGAGGCGGGCTTCCCCCGCACCTCGCCCGGCGACTTCGAGGCGGTGCAGACCATCGCACGCGAGGTGCGTAGTGCTCAGATCGCCGGACTGGCGCACGCGAACCCCGAAGCGGTCGACGATTGCTGGAACGCCGTGAAGGTGGGCGAGGCGCCGCGCATTCACGTCTTCCTGTCGTCGTCCGACATTCACATCATGCACCAACTCGTGAAAGACAAGGAGACGGTGCTCGAAATGGCGCGGACCATGGTTGCGCGCGCCGCCGCCTATTGCTCCGATGTCGAGTTCAGCCCGATGGACGCGACGCGCAGTGACCGCGACTATGTGTACTGGATGCTAGAGCAGTGCATCGAGGCGGGGGCGACGACGGTGAACATCCCGGACACCGTCGGCTACACGGTGCCGGAGGAGTTCGCCGAGTTCATTCGCGACATCATGAACAACGTGCCTAACATCGATAAGGCGCGTATTTCAGTGCATTGCCACAACGACCTGGGGCTTGCTGTCGCAAACTCGCTGGCTGCGGTGAAGGCCGGCGCGCGGCAGGTCGAAACGTGCATCAATGGCATCGGCGAACGCGCCGGGAACGCTGCGCTCGAAGAAGTAACGATGGCGATTAAGACGCGCCGCGACTTTTTCGACGTCGAGACGAACATCAGGACTCAGGAGCTGTACCGCACCAGCCGTCTCGTCTCGGATCTGACCGGCATGAGCACGCAGCCTAACAAGGCGATCGTCGGTGCGAACGCTTTTCGCCATCAGTCGGGCATCCACCAGGATGGCATCCTGAAGATGCGCGAGACGTACGAGATCATGGACGCGAAGGACATCGGCTGGCCGACGGGCGGCGCGGAGATCGTGCTTGGCAAGGTCTCCGGGCGGCACGGATTCAAGTCGCGGATCGAAGAGCTGGGCTACGAGCTGACGCCCGAAGAGCTGTCGCGCGCGTTCCTGGCCTTCAAGGATCTGGCGGACAAGAAAGCGGAGATCGACGATCGCGACCTGGAAGCGCTGGTCGCGGACAAGCTGCGGACGCACGACGAAATTTACCGGCTCGACTTCGTCCAGGTGACGTGCGGCGACCACGCGACGCCGACGGCGACCGTCCGCCTCATCGCGCCGGACGGCCAGATTCGCTCCGATGCCGCGCTCGGCACCGGGCCCGTCGATGCGGTCTACCGGGCGATCAACCGCATCATTGATGTGCCGAACGAATTGACGGAATTCTCCGTGAAGAGCGTGACCGAGGGCATCGACGCCCAGGGCGAGGTGACGATCCGCATCGAGAGCGCGGAGCGGAGCTACGTCGGGCGTGGCGCCGATACGGACATCATCGTCGCTTCGGCCAAGGCGTACATGAATGCGCTGAACCGCATGATGGCAATCGAGCGACGGCGCGACAGCGAAGTCAGGACGAATCCGTAG
- the ilvC gene encoding ketol-acid reductoisomerase, whose amino-acid sequence MPEMYYDKDADLAVLHGKKIGVIGFGSQGHAHALNLKDSGLDVAVGLYPGSKSWKAVEDSGLRVGSVREVAEQSDIIMILTPDQVAREVYYGAIADGLKPGNMVMWAHGFNVHYGQVTAPDDVDVTMVAPKGPGHLVRRVYVEGGGVPALFAVHQNATENARQIALAYAKGIGATRSGVLETTFKEETETDLFGEQSVLCGGVTSLVKKAFETLTEAGYQPELAYFECMHELKLIVDLMYEGGMEYMRYSISDTAEFGDYTRGPVVVDAHVKENMRKVLDQIQDGTFAREWILENQAGRPSFNALRRLNAEHPIEQVGAELRGMMAWLKKSR is encoded by the coding sequence ATGCCTGAGATGTATTACGACAAGGATGCCGACCTCGCCGTCCTGCACGGGAAGAAGATCGGCGTCATCGGCTTCGGGAGCCAGGGGCACGCGCACGCGCTGAACCTCAAGGACAGCGGCCTCGACGTCGCCGTCGGCCTGTATCCCGGCTCGAAGTCGTGGAAGGCCGTCGAGGACTCAGGGCTGCGCGTCGGCTCGGTGCGCGAAGTTGCCGAGCAGTCCGACATCATCATGATCCTCACGCCCGACCAGGTCGCGCGCGAGGTGTACTACGGCGCTATCGCCGACGGCTTGAAGCCGGGCAACATGGTGATGTGGGCGCACGGCTTCAACGTTCACTACGGCCAGGTGACGGCGCCCGACGACGTCGACGTGACGATGGTCGCGCCGAAAGGTCCGGGCCACCTGGTAAGGCGCGTCTACGTCGAGGGTGGCGGCGTGCCGGCGCTCTTCGCGGTGCACCAGAACGCCACCGAGAACGCGCGCCAGATCGCGCTCGCCTACGCGAAGGGCATCGGCGCCACGCGCAGCGGCGTGCTGGAGACGACCTTCAAGGAGGAGACGGAGACCGACCTGTTCGGAGAGCAGAGCGTGCTTTGCGGCGGCGTCACGTCGCTCGTGAAGAAAGCCTTCGAGACGCTGACCGAGGCGGGCTACCAGCCGGAGCTGGCGTACTTCGAGTGCATGCACGAACTGAAGTTGATCGTCGACCTCATGTACGAGGGCGGCATGGAGTACATGCGCTATTCGATCAGCGACACCGCGGAGTTCGGAGATTACACGCGCGGCCCCGTCGTCGTGGACGCGCACGTGAAAGAGAACATGCGCAAGGTGCTGGACCAGATCCAGGACGGCACGTTCGCGCGCGAATGGATCTTGGAGAACCAGGCGGGGCGTCCGAGCTTCAACGCCCTGCGGCGGCTGAACGCCGAGCATCCGATCGAACAGGTGGGCGCCGAACTGCGCGGCATGATGGCGTGGCTGAAGAAGAGCCGATAA
- the ilvN gene encoding acetolactate synthase small subunit, with product MSNRRLHTIVALVQDRPGVLNKIASKWRQRAFNIESLTVGHSEIPGLSRMTFTVDGASNDIEQVTKQLYKVIEVVKITDVTSEQVVARELALVKVGATKETRGSIIEIVDVFRAKIVDVGSDSLVIEATGTEDKIDAIVAMLSPFGLKELVRTGRVAMVRGGTTTVKAPPTDGAEQRPHRSAGEGKPKVGSLI from the coding sequence ATGAGCAACCGACGACTGCACACGATCGTGGCGCTGGTGCAGGACCGCCCCGGCGTCCTGAACAAGATCGCCAGCAAGTGGCGCCAGCGGGCGTTCAACATCGAGAGCCTGACCGTCGGGCACAGCGAGATCCCCGGGCTCTCGCGGATGACGTTTACCGTCGATGGCGCCTCGAACGACATCGAGCAGGTGACGAAGCAGCTCTACAAAGTGATCGAGGTGGTGAAGATCACCGACGTCACGTCGGAGCAGGTCGTGGCGCGCGAATTGGCGCTCGTCAAAGTCGGCGCGACGAAGGAAACCCGCGGTTCGATCATCGAGATCGTGGACGTCTTCCGCGCGAAGATCGTCGATGTCGGATCCGACTCGCTGGTGATCGAAGCCACGGGCACGGAGGACAAGATCGACGCCATCGTCGCGATGCTGTCGCCGTTCGGGCTGAAGGAATTGGTGCGCACTGGCCGCGTGGCGATGGTCCGCGGCGGCACAACGACGGTGAAGGCGCCGCCGACGGACGGCGCGGAGCAGCGCCCGCACCGGTCGGCGGGCGAAGGCAAGCCGAAGGTCGGGAGCCTGATTTAG
- the ilvB gene encoding biosynthetic-type acetolactate synthase large subunit yields MTKIKGAEIIMECLRKEGVDVIFGYPGGANLPMYDALKKYPDIKHILVRHEQAAAHAADAYARVSGKAGVVWATSGPGATNLVTGIANAWMDSVPLVCITGAVVSWLLGRDGFQEADITGITIPIVKHNELVLDVEQIAPAIAEAFHIATTGRPGPVLVDIPRDVQQQLAEFNYPDSVDLPGYQPTTTGHPQQVKKAAQLIDEAERPLILAGHGVVIARAAEELKELAEKAQIPVITTLLGLGGFPGSHELNMGMPGMHGMYWNNMAIQEADVLIGIGMRFDDRVTGALKEFAPKARIIHIDIDPAEISKNVKTAVPIVGDVKTVMQQLIPHVSPARHDAWRRWIDDIRRDHPSIAIPETDKILPQYVIKKIYDLSGPQAYYATGVGQHQMWAAQYFWGDNPYSFVTSGGLGTMGFEVPAAIGIQVAKPQSTVWSFCGDGGFQMTMEELALCTEYELPVKFAIINNNYLGMVRQWQDHYYDGNKQSVRMFQPDFVKLAEAMGMVGLRVSEKSMVESTIEAALQHPGAVLIDFQVEEAEDCFPMMPPGVSLSETIDQPPVNQPEYAR; encoded by the coding sequence ATGACCAAGATCAAGGGCGCAGAGATCATCATGGAGTGCCTTCGCAAGGAGGGAGTCGACGTCATCTTCGGCTACCCCGGCGGCGCCAACCTCCCGATGTACGACGCGCTGAAGAAGTATCCCGACATCAAGCACATCCTCGTCCGTCACGAGCAGGCGGCAGCACATGCCGCCGACGCGTACGCACGCGTGAGCGGCAAGGCCGGCGTCGTCTGGGCGACGTCGGGACCCGGCGCGACCAACCTGGTGACGGGCATCGCGAATGCGTGGATGGACTCCGTGCCGTTGGTCTGCATCACGGGCGCCGTCGTCTCGTGGCTGCTCGGCCGCGATGGCTTCCAGGAAGCAGACATCACCGGCATCACGATCCCGATCGTCAAGCACAACGAACTGGTGCTCGACGTCGAGCAGATCGCGCCGGCGATCGCCGAGGCGTTCCACATCGCGACGACAGGGCGGCCGGGCCCGGTGCTCGTCGACATCCCACGCGACGTGCAACAGCAACTCGCGGAGTTCAATTACCCCGATAGCGTCGACCTGCCCGGCTACCAGCCGACCACGACCGGTCACCCGCAGCAGGTGAAGAAAGCCGCGCAACTCATCGACGAGGCGGAGCGGCCGCTGATCCTCGCCGGACACGGCGTGGTCATCGCGCGGGCGGCCGAAGAGCTGAAGGAGCTTGCGGAGAAGGCGCAGATACCCGTCATCACGACGCTGCTCGGCCTGGGCGGGTTCCCCGGGTCGCACGAACTGAACATGGGCATGCCGGGCATGCACGGCATGTACTGGAACAACATGGCGATCCAGGAAGCCGACGTCCTGATCGGCATCGGCATGCGGTTCGACGACCGCGTGACCGGCGCGCTCAAGGAGTTCGCGCCGAAAGCCAGGATCATCCACATCGACATCGACCCGGCGGAGATCTCGAAGAACGTGAAGACGGCGGTGCCGATCGTCGGCGATGTGAAGACGGTGATGCAGCAGTTAATCCCGCACGTCAGCCCGGCGCGCCACGACGCGTGGCGACGGTGGATCGATGACATCCGCCGCGACCACCCTTCGATCGCGATCCCGGAGACGGACAAGATCCTGCCGCAGTACGTGATCAAGAAGATCTACGATCTGTCGGGGCCGCAGGCGTACTACGCGACGGGCGTCGGGCAACACCAGATGTGGGCGGCGCAGTACTTCTGGGGCGACAACCCGTATTCGTTCGTGACGTCGGGCGGACTCGGCACGATGGGCTTCGAAGTGCCGGCGGCGATCGGCATCCAGGTGGCGAAGCCGCAGTCGACGGTGTGGTCGTTCTGCGGCGACGGCGGCTTCCAGATGACGATGGAAGAGCTGGCGCTCTGCACCGAGTACGAGTTGCCGGTGAAGTTCGCCATCATCAACAACAACTACCTGGGCATGGTGCGCCAGTGGCAGGACCACTACTACGACGGCAACAAGCAGTCGGTCCGCATGTTCCAGCCTGACTTTGTGAAGCTGGCGGAGGCGATGGGCATGGTCGGCCTCAGGGTGAGCGAGAAGTCGATGGTCGAATCGACCATCGAGGCGGCACTGCAGCACCCGGGCGCCGTCCTCATCGACTTCCAGGTGGAAGAAGCGGAGGACTGCTTCCCGATGATGCCGCCCGGCGTCAGCCTTTCTGAGACGATCGATCAACCGCCCGTGAATCAGCCGGAGTACGCGCGATGA